A window from Cyanobacteria bacterium QS_8_64_29 encodes these proteins:
- the hflX gene encoding GTPase HflX gives MPITAIHGNTKGLKSNQLKALQRLYQQRVPGDCPVTPELAQRLAAVSTEIDVPVCLYLNRRGQVVRVGVGTPHQTQIPPLELPRYSAKRLSGIRCIATQPKPAPPKEASLTAMVVQRLDALLTLTLTGEGFQKRGGAATGYVRETYLAHLLPQAAAEGDPAERPYWTVWPPMSLDALSKQDFWALVESLEAEFEREHVAQQPQADRERAIVVGLMADERNPDAFAGRVAELERLVDTAGGKVLSTITQRRAQPHPKTVVGAGKIQEIALQAQTLGASLVACDRDLLPSQVRNLEELLGTRILDRTELILDIFAQHARSRAGKLQVELAQLEYKLPRLTGRGKAMSRLGGGIGTRGPGETQLETERRAIRRRIDRLQQEVNQLQAHRARLRERRQAREIPSVAFVGYTNAGKSTLLNALTSADIHTADRLFATLDPTTRRLAVPEAGLEGRREILLTDTVGFIQQLPSSLLDAFRATLEEVTEADALVHVVDLAHPAWERHMQSVQAVLSELPTPPSPILTAFNKIDCADGPTLTQARAEFPEAAFVSASQRMGLPTLRTRLGQLLERELAATER, from the coding sequence ATGCCCATCACCGCGATTCACGGCAACACCAAGGGCCTCAAATCCAACCAGCTCAAAGCCCTACAGCGCCTTTACCAGCAGCGCGTCCCAGGCGACTGCCCTGTAACGCCGGAACTCGCCCAACGCCTCGCAGCGGTCAGTACCGAGATTGACGTCCCGGTCTGCCTCTACCTCAACCGCCGCGGCCAAGTCGTGCGCGTGGGCGTGGGAACGCCGCATCAAACCCAAATTCCGCCGCTCGAGCTGCCGCGCTACAGTGCCAAGCGCCTCAGCGGCATCCGCTGCATCGCCACCCAACCCAAGCCAGCCCCGCCCAAGGAAGCCAGCCTGACGGCCATGGTGGTACAGCGCCTGGATGCGCTCCTCACCCTGACCCTCACCGGCGAAGGCTTTCAAAAGCGCGGTGGCGCCGCAACCGGCTACGTTCGCGAGACCTATCTGGCTCACCTGTTGCCTCAGGCGGCCGCCGAGGGCGACCCGGCCGAGCGGCCCTACTGGACGGTTTGGCCGCCCATGAGCTTGGATGCGCTCTCCAAGCAGGATTTTTGGGCCCTGGTTGAGAGCCTGGAAGCCGAATTCGAGCGCGAGCACGTGGCCCAGCAGCCCCAAGCGGACCGCGAGCGCGCCATTGTAGTGGGGCTGATGGCCGACGAGCGCAATCCCGACGCGTTTGCCGGGCGGGTTGCCGAGCTGGAGCGCTTGGTCGATACGGCAGGCGGCAAGGTTCTGAGCACCATCACCCAGCGCCGGGCCCAGCCCCATCCCAAAACCGTGGTGGGCGCTGGCAAAATCCAAGAGATTGCGCTCCAGGCCCAAACGCTGGGGGCCTCGCTGGTTGCCTGCGATCGCGACCTGTTGCCCTCGCAAGTGCGCAACTTAGAGGAGTTGCTGGGAACCCGCATCCTGGATCGCACCGAGCTGATTCTAGACATCTTTGCCCAGCACGCGCGCTCCCGCGCCGGCAAACTGCAAGTGGAGCTGGCGCAGCTGGAGTACAAGCTGCCGCGGCTGACCGGTCGGGGCAAAGCCATGTCCCGGCTGGGCGGCGGCATTGGCACGCGCGGCCCGGGCGAGACCCAGCTGGAGACCGAGCGGCGCGCCATCCGGCGCCGCATCGACCGGCTGCAACAGGAAGTCAACCAACTGCAAGCGCACCGCGCGCGGCTGCGCGAGCGGCGCCAGGCCCGCGAGATCCCCTCGGTGGCCTTTGTAGGCTATACCAACGCCGGCAAGTCGACGCTGCTGAACGCCCTAACCAGCGCCGACATTCACACCGCCGATCGGCTCTTTGCCACGCTGGATCCCACCACGCGCCGCCTGGCCGTCCCCGAAGCAGGCCTCGAAGGCAGGCGCGAGATCCTGCTCACCGATACGGTGGGCTTCATCCAACAACTGCCCAGCTCGCTGCTGGATGCGTTTCGCGCCACCTTGGAAGAAGTCACCGAGGCCGATGCCCTGGTGCACGTGGTGGACTTGGCGCACCCGGCCTGGGAGCGCCACATGCAATCCGTGCAGGCCGTTTTATCGGAGCTACCCACGCCGCCCAGCCCCATCCTGACGGCCTTCAACAAAATCGACTGTGCTGACGGGCCAACGCTGACCCAAGCCCGAGCCGAGTTCCCGGAAGCGGCTTTCGTCTCGGCCAGCCAGCGCATGGGGCTCCCAACCCTGCGCACGCGCCTGGGGCAGCTTCTCGAACGCGAGCTGGCCGCAACCGAGCGCTAG
- a CDS encoding TIGR04168 family protein, which yields MHGRAHIALVGDIHDCWDPLAERAALRSLQADLVLFVGDLGNEAVGIARAIAALDWPKAIVLGNHDAWYTATHWGRQKCPYNREREDRVRQQLDLLGDAHIGYGKRDFPQLQLSVVGGRPFSWGGPRWTTEAFYRERYGVDSLAASRERIAAAAWETAYDTVIFLGHNGPAGLGDRAEAICGRDWEPRGGDYGDPDLAGAITQARAAGKTVPFVAFGHMHHTLRHTQAQRRTAVAADAQGTLGINCARVPRIIERDGQRWRNLTLVTLAPDASIWDVSLLWLDSAGRVGEREAFYGHPHCASGAILG from the coding sequence ATGCACGGCCGGGCGCACATTGCCCTGGTGGGCGACATCCACGACTGCTGGGATCCGCTGGCGGAGCGGGCAGCGCTGCGATCACTGCAGGCCGACTTGGTACTGTTTGTCGGCGATCTGGGCAACGAGGCTGTTGGCATTGCGCGGGCCATTGCGGCGCTGGATTGGCCCAAGGCCATCGTGCTGGGCAACCACGATGCCTGGTACACCGCCACCCACTGGGGCCGCCAAAAATGCCCCTACAATCGCGAGCGCGAAGATCGCGTCCGGCAGCAGCTCGATCTGCTGGGCGATGCCCACATCGGCTACGGCAAGCGCGACTTTCCGCAGCTGCAACTGTCGGTGGTGGGCGGGCGTCCGTTTAGCTGGGGCGGTCCACGCTGGACGACCGAGGCCTTTTACCGCGAGCGCTACGGCGTTGATAGCTTAGCGGCCTCGCGCGAGCGCATTGCCGCCGCCGCCTGGGAGACAGCCTACGACACCGTCATTTTCCTGGGGCACAACGGGCCGGCCGGTTTGGGCGATCGCGCTGAAGCGATTTGCGGCCGGGACTGGGAGCCGCGCGGTGGCGACTACGGCGATCCCGATCTGGCCGGCGCGATCACCCAAGCGCGCGCTGCCGGCAAAACGGTGCCGTTTGTGGCCTTCGGCCACATGCACCACACGCTGCGCCATACCCAGGCGCAGCGCCGCACGGCCGTTGCAGCGGACGCGCAGGGAACCTTGGGCATCAACTGCGCGCGCGTGCCGCGCATTATCGAGCGAGACGGCCAGCGCTGGCGCAATTTGACGCTGGTAACGCTGGCACCGGATGCCAGTATTTGGGATGTTTCGCTGCTGTGGCTGGATTCGGCCGGTCGCGTAGGCGAGCGCGAAGCCTTCTACGGGCACCCGCATTGCGCGAGCGGCGCGATCCTGGGCTAG